One Bdellovibrio bacteriovorus genomic window, TCACCTTTTACGATCACTTCGTCTTTGGCTTTGCCTGGTTTTACACTTGTGATTTTGAAGGTCGATGTTGGGTATTTTGATACGTTAAAAAAATCTTCGCTAGAAAGATGACCAACCAATTTCTTTTGGTAATCAGCACTGTCTTTCAAATCCTCATTTGTGATCGTTGTCATATCAACTACAACAGTTCCCGCGGTGATTTGATTTTTCTTATCCGTGGTGACTTCGCCTTCTTTAACGGCAATGTGACCATTATGAGCACTTCCCATTTTCTTAGTGCCCTTCCAAGCAATTTTACTTGCTTGAGCATCGATTTTATAAACATCAGCCATTGCTGCCGAAGCTGCTACCGTTAATAGCGCGCTTAATACGTACTTCATCATTTTGATTTCTCCTTCAAAGATGTCTCATCTTCGCGTTTTTTTGCAAACGATCAACCATAAAAACTATTTCTTAACACGCTTCATAGCGCAAGCTTCGACATGCAGAATTAAACTTTGATCTGTGTGCAGGATCTTACTATGCTTATAAAGCCTAAAGGAGATTCTATGTCCCTTGGTCTTGTCTTATCTGGAGGAGGAGCTCGCGCGGCTTATCAAGCTGGCGTTTTAGCTGCCATTGGCGAACTTTGCCAAGAAATGCAAATCGACAATCCGATCAGCTACTATACAGGTTTGAGTGCCGGCGCTATCAATGCCGCTTTTATTTGTTCGTCCCCTGAAGGAAGTTTTATTCAGGCAACTAAGAATTTAGAACATCTTTGGTCCAACGTCCAAACCGAGCAAGTTTATATCAGTGATGTGGTTTCACTTTCTATGGGAGGCCTGCAGTGGATGTTTGATCTTTCCTTGGGGGGACTCGTTAAAAAATCACCCCATCGCTCGCTGTTAGACACGGCTCCTTTAAAAAGTTTTTTAGAGAAACATTGTGATTTTAGTAATATCGACAAGAATATCTCTGCCGGAATGTTTCAAGCCTTGGGGGTGACAGCGATGGATTATCATAGCAGCGCCACCGTGACATTCCTGCAGTCTCATAACGGCATAAGCCCTTGGCGCCGAGTTCGTCGCCGAGCCGAGAGTGCAAAGATCACGGCCGATCACGTTTTAGCATCCGCGGCGATTCCCATTTTGTTTCCTCCGGTGGCGCTTGATACGCGATATTTTGGGGATGGCTGTGTCCGCAATCAATCGCCTTGCGGTCCGGCTATCTATTTGGGTTCAGATCGATTGATAGCTATCGGCGTGCGAAAAAAACAAGACATGTGCTATGCCGCTCCCGAGGTGAGACCTAGCGATCCTCCTTCGGTGGGTCGCATCGCGAATGTTCTTCTTAACGCCGTGATGATGGACGGGATGGAGATTGATATCGAACGCCTGCAAAGAATTAACGAAAATCTGGCTAAGCTTGGCGATATCAAAGCGCCACATTTAACGGTGCGCCCGATTGATGCCCTTTGGATTTCGCCATCACGAGAACTTTCAGAGCTGGCTTCAAAAAAATCCACGGAACTACCCCCGATGATTCGCTATTTGTTAAAAGGTCTCGGCAGTCTTCAGGATGTTTCGGAAATTTCAAGCTTTCTGCTTTTTGATTCTTCCTACAGCAAGGCTTTGATTGAACTGGGATATGAAGACGGACGAAATGCCAAAGAGGCTTTGCGAAAACTTTTAGAAGATGAAGTTCGCCAAAAACTCTTGCAAAAACAGCCCTCAACCCAAAACTAAATTTCGACTTGAATTCCCACTTCGATCACTTGATTGGGTGGGATGCGGAAAAAGGCCGTGGGTCGCTCTGCATTTTTAGACATCACCGCAAACAGTCGTTCACGCCAGTGGAACATACGCGGTTCGTTGGCGCGTTCAGGGGCCGGGCCATTTTTGCTAGCGATGATGGTTTCACGTCCCAAAACGAAAGTCGTCTCGCTGACGCTGAAATTGATATCACGCTGACGACAAGCCTCTAAGATATGTTTCATCTTAGGGATTTCCATAAACCCATAGTAAGCCAGAATACGGTACATATTCGGGATCACTTCTTGAATTGATATGCGATCCTTCTTAGATACAAAAGGAACTTCACGCGTTTGAATTGTTAAAATGGCCACGCGCTGATGCAAAACTTTATTGTGCTTTAAATTATGCAACAGCGGTGCTGGCACACCCCAAGGATCCCCCGTCATGTATATCGCAGTCCCTGGTACGCGAAACGGAGGCTCGCGCAAAAGCTTTAAGCAGAAATCTTCAATCGGCATTGAGCGCTCTTTAAGACGACGGAACAAAATCTGACGACCTTTTTGCCATGTCGTCATTAACAGATAAATCACCGCCCCAATCGCTAACGGCACCCAACCACCGTGTGTGATCTTACGAACGTTCGCCGAAAAAAACGCCATATCAATAACAAAAAAAGTTCCGAAAATCGAGGACGCCTTTAACAAACTCCAATTCCATTTTTGGCGGGCGACTTCATAAGCAAGAATGGTGGTGATGACCATGGTCGCGGTCACGGCAATCCCGTAAGCGGCGGCCAAGTTGGTAGAGCTTTTAAACGTTAGCACCAGCCAGACAACTCCAATGAAAAGAGCCCAATTCACGGCAGGCACATAGATCTGACCAATTTCTCGACTGGAAGTGTGAACAATGGCAATGCGCGGACAAAAACCCAACTGTATTGCCTGCCGAGTGATGGAAAAAACTCCAGAGATTAAGGCTTGAGAGGCAATCACGGTCGCCATCGTCGAGAGACAGACCATCGGCAACAGGGCCCATTTAGGAGCTAAAAGATAAAATGGATTAGAAACAGCCTCAGGGTGATTTAAAAGCAAAGCCCCTTGTCCAAAATAATTTAATACTAAAGCCGGAAGAGCGATAAAAAACCACGCCAAGCGAATCGGTCGTTTACCGAAATGTCCCATATCTGCATAAAGAGCTTCCCCGCCCGTAACTACCAGCACCACCGAACCCAATACAAGAAAGCCATGCCATCCATTGTTAAGGAAAAACTCGACCGCATGACTGGGAAATAAAGCTTCAAAGACATGCAGATTTTCAATCATGCCATGGACCCCAAGAGCCCCCAGCACCGTGAACCAAATCAATATGATGGGTCCAAAGACGATCCCTATTTTCCCCGTCCCATATTTTTGCATCAAGAAAATCGCGTTAATAACAAAAATGGTCAGCGGAATAATGAAAGGCTCAAACTTAGGTGCTACTAAAGTGAGACCTTCCATGGCGGATAAGACCGAAATGGCGGGCGTGATAACACCATCGCCGTAAAGGACCGCGGCCCCAAAAAGTCCTAAGATCGTCATCGCCCAACGGCGATTGGTGCCATCTTTACTGCCCTGACTGCGCACGGCGAGCGCCATCAAAGAAAGAATACCACCTTCGCCTTTATTATCCGCGCGCATGACAAAGGCCATGTACTTTACACAGATAACAATAATCATCGTCCAGAAAATAAGAGAAAGAATTCCTAAGATATTTGATTCGTTGGGAACAAGACCGTACTCACCAAAACACTCTCTCAAAGCATAAAGAGGACTGGTACCGATGTCCCCGAAAACCACTCCCAAGGCCCCCAAAGAGAGCATTAATAGGGTGTTACCTTGTTGGTTGTGTCCTGACTTGTCGATAAAAAACCGTCCTGCCTATCAAGCTGGAATTCTTTAAACTGGTGCTATCATTTGAACAAGACTTGAGTTTAGTGAAAAACCCAGGCCTTGTCAGCAAGGCCTCAAGAGTGTTGACGCGTGGGGTAAATTACAGGAAGTTCAGTTGCTTTCTTTTTGGGCTGTTTGAGATCCTAGAGGCATGAAACCGAATTCGATTTTTAAATCAAAGTGGTTCTTAGCCGTCGTCATCCTAGCCGGTCTTTTTTACTTCGAAACAAAGGTCAGCGCACAGCTCAAGCTGCGCCCTATTTCGGCGCCAGCTGAAGCTTCTTTGCGATAAAGGAGTTGGCATCAAGTCCCGCCCCGGACAAAGCTTGCGTAAACTTTTGAAAGCCCTGAGCTTGCTTAATAAGCAGGCTCTTCGCTGTCGCATCGATGACTTGGCCATCGGCGTCTACGCTTTTGTGAACATTCATTAAGAACACTCGCTCTGGAAAAATAAAGGCGTTGCGATACCCGAAGACCCCTTGCAGGTGTTCCACCGGACGCAAACCACCCCACATAATCCCCAAGCCCACAAAACACACCGGACGGTATTCGAAGGAATCTGGAAACTTCATGTGATC contains:
- a CDS encoding patatin-like phospholipase family protein, which codes for MSLGLVLSGGGARAAYQAGVLAAIGELCQEMQIDNPISYYTGLSAGAINAAFICSSPEGSFIQATKNLEHLWSNVQTEQVYISDVVSLSMGGLQWMFDLSLGGLVKKSPHRSLLDTAPLKSFLEKHCDFSNIDKNISAGMFQALGVTAMDYHSSATVTFLQSHNGISPWRRVRRRAESAKITADHVLASAAIPILFPPVALDTRYFGDGCVRNQSPCGPAIYLGSDRLIAIGVRKKQDMCYAAPEVRPSDPPSVGRIANVLLNAVMMDGMEIDIERLQRINENLAKLGDIKAPHLTVRPIDALWISPSRELSELASKKSTELPPMIRYLLKGLGSLQDVSEISSFLLFDSSYSKALIELGYEDGRNAKEALRKLLEDEVRQKLLQKQPSTQN
- a CDS encoding YceI family protein — its product is MMKYVLSALLTVAASAAMADVYKIDAQASKIAWKGTKKMGSAHNGHIAVKEGEVTTDKKNQITAGTVVVDMTTITNEDLKDSADYQKKLVGHLSSEDFFNVSKYPTSTFKITSVKPGKAKDEVIVKGDLTMIGGTHPVEFPATVKVDKNTITGTGKVEVDRTKWGLKYGSGNFFKELAGDKIINDKFELELNLVAKK
- a CDS encoding potassium transporter Kup, giving the protein MLSLGALGVVFGDIGTSPLYALRECFGEYGLVPNESNILGILSLIFWTMIIVICVKYMAFVMRADNKGEGGILSLMALAVRSQGSKDGTNRRWAMTILGLFGAAVLYGDGVITPAISVLSAMEGLTLVAPKFEPFIIPLTIFVINAIFLMQKYGTGKIGIVFGPIILIWFTVLGALGVHGMIENLHVFEALFPSHAVEFFLNNGWHGFLVLGSVVLVVTGGEALYADMGHFGKRPIRLAWFFIALPALVLNYFGQGALLLNHPEAVSNPFYLLAPKWALLPMVCLSTMATVIASQALISGVFSITRQAIQLGFCPRIAIVHTSSREIGQIYVPAVNWALFIGVVWLVLTFKSSTNLAAAYGIAVTATMVITTILAYEVARQKWNWSLLKASSIFGTFFVIDMAFFSANVRKITHGGWVPLAIGAVIYLLMTTWQKGRQILFRRLKERSMPIEDFCLKLLREPPFRVPGTAIYMTGDPWGVPAPLLHNLKHNKVLHQRVAILTIQTREVPFVSKKDRISIQEVIPNMYRILAYYGFMEIPKMKHILEACRQRDINFSVSETTFVLGRETIIASKNGPAPERANEPRMFHWRERLFAVMSKNAERPTAFFRIPPNQVIEVGIQVEI
- a CDS encoding NADPH-dependent FMN reductase gives rise to the protein MKYIISGTDRPGSNTLKISKFIQSIYKDLGEDVEIMDLQELKKHLHGDLLYGTPSEGITPYLQKVLSSDGLIVVSPEYNGSMPGILKYFIDHMKFPDSFEYRPVCFVGLGIMWGGLRPVEHLQGVFGYRNAFIFPERVFLMNVHKSVDADGQVIDATAKSLLIKQAQGFQKFTQALSGAGLDANSFIAKKLQLAPK